The genomic DNA TGTGTTCGAGCATTATTTCGGTATGTCGACCTTTGGCATGGATCAAACGATGATTTCTGAAATCCTTGAAGGACACGAAGAAGACCTGCATGGCCTTGGCTGGAAACTGAGCGGAATGATCTGGACGTGGTATGCGGGTCTGGGCCTGCTGTGGCTGGCCGCTGCCCTGACATTGATCACCGGCGCCGATTATCTGCTGAAAGCCGTGCCCTATCTAAAGGATGATCGCTGATGGACGTTCTTTATTTCGCATGGGTCCGCGAACGGATCGGTCTGCCGCGCGAAGTGATCGACACCGATGCGTCCACTGTACAGGACCTCGTTGACGAGTTGCGCCGCCGCGAAGGGCGCTATGATGTGGCGTTTTCGGACACCAGCGCGTTGCGTGTGGCGCTAGATCAGGAACTCAGCGATTTCGATGCATCGCTCAAGGGGGTGCGCGAGGTCGCGTTTTTCCCACCGATGACCGGAGGCTGAGCAGTGGACATCCGGGTGCAGGAGGCGGCATTTGACCTTGGGGCCGAGGCGAACGCATTCGCCGCACGGCAACGGGGCATGGGCGCAATTGTCACCTTTACCGGGGTTGTGCGTGATCTGGATGATGCGCCGCTACGCCATATGCAGGTCGAACATTATCCGGGGATGACCGAAAAGGCGCTGACAAAGATCGCTGCGGACGCTGCATCTCGCTGGGATCTGGGCGATATTCTGATTCTGCATCGCTATGGGCGGCTTGCCCCGGATGACCTGATCATGATGGTCGCCACGGCCTCGCGCCACCGCCGCGATGCGTTCGAGGCGGCGACGTTCCTGATGGATTTCCTCAAGTCTCGCGCTCCATTTTGGAAAAAAGAAGAAACCGAGAGTGGTTCGGATTGGGTCGCGGCCAAGCAAGATGATGAGGATGCGCTGAACGACTGGGATTAGGGCGGTGCGTTGCTGTTGGGGTCGAATGGCCGTGTCCTCGCTGTGCCGGCATCTTTGTGACGCTGGGTCATATGCGATCCGTCTTGCCGATGGCGTAAATCGCTGCAAAGTCTGCGCGTAGGCCATATTGGGGACGATCAATGAACGACATTATCTCAGAGTACGTGGCGCAGTTGATGCCCCGGGCGGCTGGCGCAATCCGGGGCACCGCCAAGCTGGTGATTACCGGCGAGGGTGCAGTGATGCTGGACGAAACCGGCGCGCGCGCCGGGGATGAAGACGCCGATGTGACCCTGAGCGCCAGCGATGCGGTCTTTCGCGCGATCCTCTCAGGCGATCAAAACCCGGTGATGGCTTTTATGTCGGGCAAGCTGAAGGTTGATGGCAACACGCAGCGCGCGCTCAAGGTGAGTGCAATCCTGACGGCCTAACGGCTTTAACTCTTTTCGCCGGAACCGTCCTTCATGGCCGACAGCATCAGCATCAGCGCATCTGATTGATTGCGGTTGACGTAGGTTCCCATCACCAGATCCAGCAAAACCTCGGGTTCGCCGCGCAGGCGCAGTACGTCTTCTGCGTTCATCCCGTAGGACAGTTTGCAGCTGACATCGGTATAGAAGCTGTCATTCAGATATTTTGCCCAGCCTGAAATGCGCGGGCTTTCAGCGTTGGTCAGCACTTCTTGCACGGCCTCGCGCAGGCTGAGGTCAATTCCGTCGCAGGGCATCGCATGGGCCATTCCGACCATCAGGAACGGGGCTGTGATGATTGCCTTGAATGCATGTTTCATGTCTGGACCTCCGGTTGGGGCGTGGTGTTATGCGGGACGTCGGCGCGGACCTGCGCCAGATATTCGGCAAAGTATTTTTCGACCGCGCCATGTGATTGCACGATCTTCGAGTAATATGGGGTTGCCACACGGGTGAGGAAACCTGCGGTTTCCATACTTTCGATGACCCGGCGGCCGGTTTCGGGCGAGAATAACATGATAGTGAGGCGCTGTATGTCTGCCTGATCCAGCCCCGGTGTCGCCGACAGCAGGTTTGCCTTGGCCTTGTGTACTTGGATCATACTGAAAACACCGCGCTTGAGGCGTGGTACTTCGAGGCCCATCAGCTTGCGTTGCTCTTCGTTCTGGATCAGCGTGGTCAGCTGTTCGTTATGGCTCAGGATGTAGGCTTCCAGCTTGGCAGGAGAGGCGATCAGATCGAACGCGCTCAGCAAAAAGAAGAATTCGCTGAGCACGAACACATTCTCGCTGCGCAGCTTTTGCAGCAGCAAAGGATCGCTATCAGAGGAGCCACGGCAAAGTTTGTTGTGGAAATCTGTCTTTGCCCGGCGCAAACTCTCAAGCGTATGTATGTCTATGTGATCCATCATCTTGTTACTCACATAAGGGGAGGTGCCACGAGTTGGAAATTCCCACTAGAAATTAGTTGGGCAACTATAAATCAGTATATCCCACCCACATTGAGTAGCAAGCGTAGATAGCCTATCTTTGGTTCAGACGACGGAATAGACTGAACCAATGTAACAAAGGGACTAAGATCATGTTCAAGACCTTTAAAATCACCGCAACCGCCGCATTGATGAGCGTTGCCAGCGTCGCTTTTGCCGATATGGGAAACCTCGACAGCTTCCGGGCGCTGAGCGCAGTGGAAGTCGCCGAAACCGAAATGGTTGCCGCAATCAAGCCCATTGCCGTGGCAGATGAGGCGAGCGCGTCCAAGGGTGTGCTGACCGCAGGTGACCGGATCGCGTTCGAGCTGAGCGGGGTGGAAGGCGCAAAAATCTACATTCTCAATATGGATAGCGCCGGGACGATTCAGATGATCTATCCCAACAAATACGTCGAAGGCGGCGAAGCTCAGACCGAAGACATGATGATGGTCCCCGCCGAAGGGGCAAGCTATGAATTCGAAGTCAGCGGCGAAGGTGGCAGCGAAGTGGTCAAGGTGATCGCGATCGACGGCGAAAGCAGCGCGTTTGACGCTTTGATCGCGTCGCTCTTTGACACCGAAAAAACATTTCCCCGCGCGATCCAGCCGGCCGAGCCAACCACAGATGCGCTGACAGCATTCTTTGAATCGTCAGATGGTGCGAAAATCCGTGAGGCGACTCTGGAATACGTAATCGCAAAGTAATCAGGCCCGCAGCAGGAAGGTATCGAGATGCGCAGCATGTTCATAAAACGATACGCCGGGCGTACGGTTCAGGCGGTTGCTCTCGCGGCTTTGATGGTCGCAGGCTATGGGGTCAAGGCAGATGAAGGGTGCGGCGATGTGCCGACCCTTCTGACCGAAACCGCAGAAAAATCGCAGATACAGTGCGCGCTGACACGGTCGCAGGCGAGTTCGACGGATCGGGCAATTTCGATCGTCGAATCCGAACCAGAGTTGGAGGCAGTCAGCTTTGCCATCAATTTTGAATTTGGCAGCTCCGAACTGACGCCTGAGTCAAAGCAGTTGCTGGCGACCGTGGCCGAGGTGATTGCCGAAGATGAGGCGCTGCGCAAGGCTGGGTATTTCATTGATGGCCACACAGATGCGGTGGGCGCAAATCAGGACAATCAAGTCTTGGGACAAGCGCGCGCAGCGGCGGCGGCGGGGCATCTCTTGGCCAGTGTCGATTTCGCGATGGCGGTTAAGGTCCGCAGTTTTGGCGAGGAAAAACTCTTGGAACCGGATGATCCGACTTCGGCCCGTAATCGCCGCGTCGAAATCACCCCAGTAGCAGCGGAGTAACAATCATGTCTGAGGTTTGTGGATATCAACGACACTTTTGGCGGACAGGCAGGCTGGCGCTGGTTTTGGGCGCGACATTTCTGGTGCAGGGATGTGCAAACGGTATGCCGCATTTCAGTGGCCCCAAGCCGAAGCCCGTCGAGCAAGTGGTCGTTCCCGAACCCGCGCCCAGCCTGACCCGAACGGCGGTCGCAACTTCTACCAGAAAGGCGCCCCCCAAAGTGAACAGAACTGCATCCGTCGTGCCCGCGCGTCAGGACCTGACGCTGAATGTCCTCTATTACGTCCGCATCATGGTGCCGGTGGGCAGTGAACTGACCGTTCGGGCCAACAGTGCGGCCGGTGGTGCGCCCTCGATCAAGACGATCAAGACGAAAGGCGGACCACCCTATGCAATGGAAATTCCTGTCAGTGCCGGTGCGGACGCCTATCCGATGACCATCGACGCGACGTTAAACTCATCTATCGGGCATGTGCTGACCGGCGCGGTTACACTGGACGGAAAGCCCACCAAGCCCGTTGAAATCGTTATGGTCCCCACATCCGAGTAAGGAAGCGTAAATTATGAAAAAACTTTTCCTCAAAACCCTATGTACGAGCGCAGTCGCACTTGCGCCGATGGCCGGTTCCGCCGCCTGTATCGACGCCTACATGACTGGGTTGAACGAATTCGAGCAGGGCCAGACCGTATCGAAACCCAGTTTTCGTGTGAATGAACTGTTGGTGTTGTGCTTTACGCCCAATCAGTCGGGATTCGTGTCGGTTTATGACGCTCCGATTGAGGGAGATTTTCAGCAACTCTACCCCAATATACTGACGCACCCGGATGGCGAAACCTACACCGAAGTTGAGGCCGGTACGCAATACTGTTTTGGCGGTCGCGACAGCTTTCCACTTTATCATCCACCCGAAGAGGGTATCGGAATTGGCAAAATCTCGATCACGTTGACCAGCCGCGAAGATTACCAGCTCGACGATGATGACTACGCGATTCCGGGGCAGAAGGTCACCAAATCCACGATGAACCTGCACCTGAGCAATCATCAGAAGTCGCAGGCAAAATGCTCTGCCCGCGATGTGACTTACCTTGATTACCGCATCACGAATTGATCGGAGAGAATTGATGAAAAAGCTGCTCAAGAGATTTGTTGCAACGGCGACGCTTAGCCTGGGGATGGCCAGTGCTGTGATCGCGCAGGCGCAAATGGAATGTGTTGATCCAAAATCTGATCAACCGACACTGCGTATTGTGAATGGTGACCGGGCCAAGGCCAGCGACTGGCCATTTATCGTCGGGCTTTACCACACGGGGGCCAAGATTCAGTATTGCGGCGGATCGCTGATCAACCAGCAATGGGTGCTGACTGCGGCGCATTGCTGGGGCGAGGGGAACGAAGACCCGTCCGCGACATTGGCCCTGCGTGCGGGTAGCGACGGCAAGCTTGACCCGAAGGGGCGCAGCATTTCCAAGCTGATCGTGCATCCGGGGTATGACCCGAACGACGCAAACGTGCATGACATCGCCCTGCTGAAGCTGAGCAGCCCGTTCGACATGCCAAACAGCCAGTTGGCAATCCTGCCGTCGAAAAAGGTCGAGGCCAAGCTGGCGCCGACACGCACATGCAGCGAGGTTGCAGGCTGGGGTGCGCTGGAGTTCGGGGCTGATGGCGGCTCGAAATACCTTATGTCGGTCGACGTGCAACAATTGCCGACAGATGTCTGCCGCGAAAGCTATGGCGGGCAGATCCGTCAGGGTGCAGGTCCGCACCTGTGCGCAGGGTACAAAGAAGGCGGCAAGGATAGCTGTCAGGGCGATAGTGGTGGGCCGCTGATCGTGCGCGACGGGCCGACGGGTTTCTTGCAGGTCGGTGTGGTCAGCTTTGGCCGTGGCTGTGCCTGGGAGGGGTTCCCAGGGGTCTATGCCCGCGTTTCGGACCACCGTGATTGGATATTCCAGACAATCGAGGCCAACTGAGAACCGGTTGGCCGACGGTCTTTGGGGTCTATGAGCGTTTTAAGTGTCTTGTGAAGTTAATGGTGAAAAGGAGGGAAAAATGAAGCGCATGATCAAGAAAATCGCCGCGCCATTCGTTTTTTGCTCGGCGTTAGCGAGTATGGTGGCCGCGCAGGGCAAGATGGAATGCATCGAGCCGGAATCCGATCGACCAGTAATGCGGATCGTGAACGGCGACCGGGCCAAGGCCTCTGACTGGCCCTTCATCGTGTCGCTGTATGAAAACGAAAAGTACGGGCACTTTTGCGGAGGATCGCTGATCAATCAGCAATGGGTATTGACTGCGGCGCATTGCTGGCCACCGAACACGAATGTGCATCCCAGCACGTTCACGATACACCGCGCTGGCAGCGATGGGCGTCAGGACAATGATATGCGCCGGATCGCCGAACTGTACCTGCATCCGGGATATGATCCGAATGACGCTGACGTGCACGATATTGCGCTGATCAAACTGGATCGCCCATTTGATATATCCAACAGTCAACTGGCATTGTTGCCGACCAAACAGATGGAAAAAAAGCTGGCTCCGACCAACACGTGTAGTGAGGTCGCAGGCTGGGGCACGTTGAGCTCGGGTGCGAAGCGCGCCTCGGAATTTCTGATGTCGGTCAACGTCCGGCAACTGACCAGCGAAGTCTGCCGAGCCAACTATAACGGAAAGATCGAAGGCGATATCAGGCCGGGGCAGGGGCCGCATCTGTGTGCGGGCTACGAGGAGGGCGGCAAGGACAGTTGTCAGGGCGACAGCGGAGGGCCGTTGATCGTGCGTGACGGGCCGACAGGGTTTCTGCAGGTCGGCGTTGTCAGCTTCGGTATTGGCTGCGCCATGGAAGGTTTCCCGGGCGTTTACACGCGTGTTTCCGATCACCGTGACTGGATCTTCCAGACGGTCGAGGCGCACTGAGTGGGCCGATGCGAAGAACACGCACATATCTTGCGGCCGGGGCGGTTGTCCTCGGGATGGGTGCCGCAACAGGCGCGGCGGCGCAGTGTGCTGGCCCATACCAGTATAATGTGGACGAGATGGAGGGGAGTGTCTTTAAACAGGTCCTGGTCACCACGCGGGATGAGATCGAGCGCTTCTTCAACTTTCGTTTTGACGCCTTCTGCATGGACGAGGAAGAGTACGGTGCCTACTATGATATTCGCAAGAATACCCTGGTGGTCGGCACGGAGTTCTTTCTCGACGTGGCGAATCCGCCGGGCAACATCAATCGGGCAATTGCCGTCATCGCCCACGAGGCGGCGCATGCATTCCAGACCAAGCATGGCCTGTTGAACATGCTGATCGAAACAAACCCGCATCGGGTCAAGTGCATAGAATTGCACGCCGATTTTCTAGCGGGTGGGTATATGGGCTGGCGCGCACGACTCTATGACATCACGCTGTCAAATATGACCGAGATGTTTTTCGATCTGGGCGACGCGCAAACAGGGAATGATGGCCATCACGGATTGGGGGCCGAGCGGTTCTTGTCCTTCCGGCAGGGATACCAAACGGTAACAGACGATGAAATTACACTTTCAAGCATGGGGATTGCATATGTTTCTCAAGCAAAATGCGACTAGAGCGGGGGCTGTTGCGGCTCTGGCAATGACATTTGGGATGATCTTTGGCGCGGGTGCCGCAGAGGCACAGCAGCTGAAAATGAATATTGGTTGCCCGACGCTGGGTAGTGCTGATATCGGGAAATACACGATTGATGAGTTGAACAAGCTTTGCCACAACAACACGGGTGCGGCCACGACAAGCTCGAGCGGTGGATCCTCCTCGCAGGTGTCGTCCGCCGAAGGCGGTGCAGCACTCAGTTGTGGCCAGCACAAGGCGTTGGCGTTCAAGGCGCGTCTGAATCCCGGTTTTGTCGAGGGGCAAACCTCGCAACAGGTGGTCGATAAGTATTGCCAGAACAAACCTGACAATGCGCTGCCCGACGAGAGCTATGCCGGCGGCGATCAGGCAACGGGTGTTTTCCGGTTCGAGCGCGGCTACCACAATTCCTACACCGGTGCCAAAGCCCGCATTTGCAAGCCGTATTATTCCGGCGATGCCCACCTGAACAACGGCCAGATCGTATTTACCTCGGGTGGTCATACATGGCGCGGTACGATCAGCCAGAACTCCTATATCTCGATCACCCGTGACGGTGTGAATCCGCGACCCAAGAACCACACCGTGATTTCCGGCCCCATGTTCAATGCCGAGCTATTCAACGGCTATTGCGGCAAGGGCTTTTTCCGCCTCTCAGCACAATAGGTTCCCATGATTAAAACAGCTATAAAGACTCTTGGCGGCGCGGTCCTGCTTGCGCTGCTGACAAATGGCGCAGCCGCACAAGACGGTGATGATGGATGCCTTGCTGCAAGTGAAATGCGTGACAAGGACGTAAAGCGCCACGCGGCAGTCCTTGGGGCGAGTAGCGGCGTTTGCCTGTCAGATCTTGATTTCGAAGAGAACGGCCTGAAATGGCAGATCACGATCATCGACAATTCAAAGCAACCGAACGGCCCGACGATCTATCTGTTGCATGACAATGAAAACGCGGCGTTCGATACCGCGCTTTATTCCGTGCTGCGGTACGGGGGGAAACTGATCGCGGTAGAAGCGGGCGACAGTCGCCAGTTTCAAGGGCAGGATCCGAATCGCAACTTCGGTATGACCAAAAAAGCGACGGCCACTTGCCGCGAAATGCGCAAACGGCCTGCGCCACTCTTTACGCAATTTCTGCTGGACCTGCGCAATCCGCGCATCAATTTCTTTCTGACCCTTCACAACAATGCCAACGGGCATTCCGGCAACGGCGGTAGCGGGGGTATCAGTGCTGCGCGCAAGAGCGCAGTGATGACGGGTATGATGACCGAAGTGGCGAAGGCCGACGAGGATGATGCGATCCTGCTGGCAGGCCGCAAACCGTTTGATCAGGAACGTCGGGCCAAAAAGGCAGCCGCCTTTTTCTTAGAGCGCGGGATCAATGTGATCTACGAACACGTGATACCCGAGCGCAACGATTGCTCGTTCTCGAATTATGTCGTGCTGAATGATCTGGGCGAGTATTTCAATATCGAGGCCGAGCACGGTCACGTTGCCCAGCAAAAGGCGATGCTGGACATGTTGATGACATTCCACCGCATCAGAGTGCGTAACAAATCGATCAAGTGAACGGAGTAACGCGGCGGTATGGCGTCGCGTTACCCGCGCATCAATACGGGTAGATCGCCGGTGAGGCCGGCGGCCTCGCGGATCATTCCACGCCGCAGTCCCGGTATCGCATTCAATGCGCCCATACCCAGATCACGCCCGAGCCGCAGCAGCGGGTTGTCACTGGAAAACAGGCGGTTGCTGATATCGGTGGCCAGCGCCAGCGATTGGGTGTCAAACCGCCGCCAACGTTGATACCGGTCCAGAACATCCTGCGCTGCAATGTCCTCACCACGCCTGCGGGCTTCGTCCAGAACTTGTGCCAGTGCGGCCACATCACGCAGCCCCGCATTGAGGCCCTGACCTGCGATTGGGTGCAATCCGTGTGCAGCGTCGCCGACCAGCGCAACACGATCAGCGACGAACTGATTGGCGAGGCTCAGGTTTAGCGGATAGCTGTAGCGCGGTCCCTTGATGCTGAGTTCGCCGAGAAAATCACCAAAGCGCGGACGTAGAACATGCAGGAAATCGACGTCATTCAGCGCCGAAAAGCTTGCAGCGGTTTCGGCGGTTTCGCTCCATACGATGGAGGATACATTGCCGGGCAGAGGCAGGATGGCCAGCGGACCGGGCGGCATAAAGAACTGATGTGCGATGCCGTGATGTGGCAATTCATGCTCGATGGCGCAGACCAATGCCGTCTGACCGTAATCCCAACCCGTGCGTTTGATCCCTGCCCGCTGCGCCGTGCCAGATGACCGCCCATCAGAGCCGACCAGCAGACGACCACGCAGTTCCTTGCCGGACGCCAATGTAACCTCGACACCGCCGGGACCCGATGATTGAGCGATGACAGCATCGCCTGAAATCTGGCGGATATTCTCCTCTTCGCGCATCGCGTCCAGAAAGGCACGGCGCAGGAAACGATCCTCGCACATATGGCCCATTGGACCTTCTTCGATCTCGGCGTGATCGAAATGCAGGAAAAAGGGCGACAGCGGTCCGGTGCCTGCCCGGCCATCGCTGACCTTGATTTCCAGCATCGGCTGCGCCTTAGTCGCGATCCGGTCCCAGATACCGACCGCGCGCAGCAGGCGGACAGATGCCAGTGCCAGCGCATAGGCGCGCCCATCAAAGGTGGCGTTTTTACGCACCGGCTGCGGCAGGGCGTCGATCACGGTCACGCCAAAGCCCGCCTGAGCGAGCGCAAGCGCCAGAGCCGGACCATTCAATCCGCCGCCGACAATCAGGATATCGCTGTCATGTGTCATGCCTTCCAATATGATGGGCGTTGCGGGATTGTCCATGCGCGACACTGTCGCTACCTTCGCCAAAATTCAGATAGTGTCAGGGGGCGGCGATGCAGGATTGGCTATGGATGAGTGCGGCAGATTTGGGTCGTGGGATTGGTGCGGGCCAGATTGATCCGATTGCGCTGACTGACACCTATCTGGATGCGATCGACAACCACGAGCACAGCGCGCGTATCTATTCGGTGGTGACTCATGACCGTGCTCGGGCCGAGGCGCGGGCCGCTTCCGAGCGCGCATCGTCCGGGCAACGCCGCGGGCCATTGGATGGCGTGCCGATCAGCTGGAAGGATCTGGTGGATAGCGCTGGTGTGGCAACCGAGGCGGGCTCGAAGCTGTTGGAGGGGCGGACCCCTGCGCGTGATGGTGCAGTCCTGCGCAATGCCACGGCTGCGGGCCTTGTCTGTCTGGGTAAAACGCATATGAGCGAATTGGCATTTTCGGGTCTTGGCCTGAACCCGATGACAGCGACGCCACCTTGTATCAATGATGCAGGCGCGGTGCCCGGTGGATCGTCCAGCGGGGCGGCGGCGAGCGTGGCCTTTGGGCTGGCGGCCTGTGGCGTCGGCAGTGATACCGGCGGATCGGTGCGCATTCCGTCTGCCTGGAATGATCTGGTCGGGCTAAAAACAACCAGCGGGCGTTTGTCGCTGGAGGGCGTTGTGCCGCTGGCTGCGAAGTTCGACACAATCGGACCTCTCTGTCGGTCAGTCGAGGATGCGGCATTGATGCTGGCCGTACTAGGGGGCGGGGCAGCACCTGATTTGCGGAGTGCGTCATTGCGAGGTATGCGGTTCGCCGCGCTGCAAACTGTGGTAATGGAAGATATGCGCGAGACGCCTTTGGCAGCCTACCACGACGCGGTGAAACGATTGCAGGATGCCGGCGCCGACGTGACACCGCTGGACGCGCCGGAAGTCGACGAGGCGATGCCGATGTCGGGTATCCTCTTTACCGCCGAGGCTTATGGGACATGGGGCCCGGTCATCGAGGCGGCACCGGACCGGATGTTCGGGCCGATACGTGACCGGTTCCGCAGCGGCGCTGACGCCCGTGCCGCTGACTATGTTGCTGCGTGGCAGCGCCTGGATCAGTTGCGCGCCGATTGGGCCGTCCGAGTTGCAGGCTATGATGCGGTAATCATGCCGACTGCGGCCAATCTGCCACCAGATGCCAAACGGCTGATGGAGGACGGATCGTATTATCTGACCGAGAACCTGCTGACGTTGCGCAACACTAGGGTAGGCAACCTGATGGGGGTGAGTTCGGTCACCCTGCCCACGGGCGTGCCGAGTTGCGGAATCATGTTCTGTGGTGCGTCCAACGGCGAAGAGCGGTTGCTTCGGGTTGCCAGAGCCGCAGAGGCGGCACTGACATAAGCCCTTGGATCTCGAGTATTTTTACAAAGAAGTAGTCGAATTTGCGAAAATACCACAAATTCCGACAGCGCGGGTGGTTTTGCTGGACCTGAAGGCAAGGTTTGGAGTAGTTTTGATCCAAACGGGGCGACAATGATCCCGAACCTTGAGGCAGTTTCAGATGTTTCCCGAGCGGTTTTCGAACCTTCCGGCCTATGCATTCCCGCGTCTGCGCGCCCTGTTGGACGTGCATGAACCGGGCGGTGATGTGCTGCATATGACGATCGGCGAGCCGAAACACGCCTTTCCTTCTTGGATCACCCAGATCATTTCGCAGAACGCAGCAGAGTTCGGTATATACCCTGCAAATGATGGCACCCCCGAGTTGCAGGCGGCAATCTGTGGCTGGCTGGCGCGACGTTATGGTGTCACGCTGGATCCCGACAATCAGGTTGTGG from Roseovarius pelagicus includes the following:
- the moaD gene encoding molybdopterin converting factor subunit 1, producing the protein MMDVLYFAWVRERIGLPREVIDTDASTVQDLVDELRRREGRYDVAFSDTSALRVALDQELSDFDASLKGVREVAFFPPMTGG
- a CDS encoding molybdenum cofactor biosynthesis protein MoaE, with amino-acid sequence MDIRVQEAAFDLGAEANAFAARQRGMGAIVTFTGVVRDLDDAPLRHMQVEHYPGMTEKALTKIAADAASRWDLGDILILHRYGRLAPDDLIMMVATASRHRRDAFEAATFLMDFLKSRAPFWKKEETESGSDWVAAKQDDEDALNDWD
- a CDS encoding SCP2 sterol-binding domain-containing protein, whose product is MNDIISEYVAQLMPRAAGAIRGTAKLVITGEGAVMLDETGARAGDEDADVTLSASDAVFRAILSGDQNPVMAFMSGKLKVDGNTQRALKVSAILTA
- a CDS encoding DUF4384 domain-containing protein, yielding MFKTFKITATAALMSVASVAFADMGNLDSFRALSAVEVAETEMVAAIKPIAVADEASASKGVLTAGDRIAFELSGVEGAKIYILNMDSAGTIQMIYPNKYVEGGEAQTEDMMMVPAEGASYEFEVSGEGGSEVVKVIAIDGESSAFDALIASLFDTEKTFPRAIQPAEPTTDALTAFFESSDGAKIREATLEYVIAK
- a CDS encoding OmpA family protein is translated as MFIKRYAGRTVQAVALAALMVAGYGVKADEGCGDVPTLLTETAEKSQIQCALTRSQASSTDRAISIVESEPELEAVSFAINFEFGSSELTPESKQLLATVAEVIAEDEALRKAGYFIDGHTDAVGANQDNQVLGQARAAAAAGHLLASVDFAMAVKVRSFGEEKLLEPDDPTSARNRRVEITPVAAE
- a CDS encoding DUF4384 domain-containing protein, which codes for MKKLFLKTLCTSAVALAPMAGSAACIDAYMTGLNEFEQGQTVSKPSFRVNELLVLCFTPNQSGFVSVYDAPIEGDFQQLYPNILTHPDGETYTEVEAGTQYCFGGRDSFPLYHPPEEGIGIGKISITLTSREDYQLDDDDYAIPGQKVTKSTMNLHLSNHQKSQAKCSARDVTYLDYRITN
- a CDS encoding S1 family serine peptidase, which produces MKKLLKRFVATATLSLGMASAVIAQAQMECVDPKSDQPTLRIVNGDRAKASDWPFIVGLYHTGAKIQYCGGSLINQQWVLTAAHCWGEGNEDPSATLALRAGSDGKLDPKGRSISKLIVHPGYDPNDANVHDIALLKLSSPFDMPNSQLAILPSKKVEAKLAPTRTCSEVAGWGALEFGADGGSKYLMSVDVQQLPTDVCRESYGGQIRQGAGPHLCAGYKEGGKDSCQGDSGGPLIVRDGPTGFLQVGVVSFGRGCAWEGFPGVYARVSDHRDWIFQTIEAN
- a CDS encoding S1 family serine peptidase yields the protein MKRMIKKIAAPFVFCSALASMVAAQGKMECIEPESDRPVMRIVNGDRAKASDWPFIVSLYENEKYGHFCGGSLINQQWVLTAAHCWPPNTNVHPSTFTIHRAGSDGRQDNDMRRIAELYLHPGYDPNDADVHDIALIKLDRPFDISNSQLALLPTKQMEKKLAPTNTCSEVAGWGTLSSGAKRASEFLMSVNVRQLTSEVCRANYNGKIEGDIRPGQGPHLCAGYEEGGKDSCQGDSGGPLIVRDGPTGFLQVGVVSFGIGCAMEGFPGVYTRVSDHRDWIFQTVEAH
- a CDS encoding FAD-dependent monooxygenase, with the translated sequence MDNPATPIILEGMTHDSDILIVGGGLNGPALALALAQAGFGVTVIDALPQPVRKNATFDGRAYALALASVRLLRAVGIWDRIATKAQPMLEIKVSDGRAGTGPLSPFFLHFDHAEIEEGPMGHMCEDRFLRRAFLDAMREEENIRQISGDAVIAQSSGPGGVEVTLASGKELRGRLLVGSDGRSSGTAQRAGIKRTGWDYGQTALVCAIEHELPHHGIAHQFFMPPGPLAILPLPGNVSSIVWSETAETAASFSALNDVDFLHVLRPRFGDFLGELSIKGPRYSYPLNLSLANQFVADRVALVGDAAHGLHPIAGQGLNAGLRDVAALAQVLDEARRRGEDIAAQDVLDRYQRWRRFDTQSLALATDISNRLFSSDNPLLRLGRDLGMGALNAIPGLRRGMIREAAGLTGDLPVLMRG
- a CDS encoding amidase; this encodes MQDWLWMSAADLGRGIGAGQIDPIALTDTYLDAIDNHEHSARIYSVVTHDRARAEARAASERASSGQRRGPLDGVPISWKDLVDSAGVATEAGSKLLEGRTPARDGAVLRNATAAGLVCLGKTHMSELAFSGLGLNPMTATPPCINDAGAVPGGSSSGAAASVAFGLAACGVGSDTGGSVRIPSAWNDLVGLKTTSGRLSLEGVVPLAAKFDTIGPLCRSVEDAALMLAVLGGGAAPDLRSASLRGMRFAALQTVVMEDMRETPLAAYHDAVKRLQDAGADVTPLDAPEVDEAMPMSGILFTAEAYGTWGPVIEAAPDRMFGPIRDRFRSGADARAADYVAAWQRLDQLRADWAVRVAGYDAVIMPTAANLPPDAKRLMEDGSYYLTENLLTLRNTRVGNLMGVSSVTLPTGVPSCGIMFCGASNGEERLLRVARAAEAALT